The proteins below come from a single Eucalyptus grandis isolate ANBG69807.140 chromosome 3, ASM1654582v1, whole genome shotgun sequence genomic window:
- the LOC104439951 gene encoding casein kinase 1-like protein HD16: MDEAIARLSRLGYMGLEDESESDSPPIPEEVSGIGYLGLEDESESESDSPPIPEEVSRIGYLGLVSRIGYLGLEDESESDSPPIPEEVQIEDSPIYRIERQLGKGGNGLVCAGRPIGPSTSSDEPSTSSGQTGPHAAEVAVKFQQKDPSGIEANIPREWKVYDDLGENHGIPLPRVLYRGQQGDYNILVMDLLGPSLQVQLVDNHPSLPLAAVACVAVEAISILEKLHSRGYIHGDVKPDNFLLGPPGTPDERKLFLIDLGLAVRWRCHSTGLHVRYHQSPDHFRGTPLFASVHAHLGRTSSRRDDLESLAYMLAFLISGQLPWHGFQAEDMLICKKKMATPLEALYHSCPPPFLQFAKFAVNLSFDEDPNYARYISLFRGMIGQNPYVWPVNADSARESIEGDAPPKSSLTRGGLTRLQWISIFQEHPPMRQRIRYNVDNVNLPLFIEEARADGMYVSSVASRLNLWAVVMDSGTGFTAQVHTISPESLPQNWIREQWARNYHITAIAGADNGSTLVVMSKGPQNCRQSYHVANTFPYGLIKRKWARGTYVTAMATVGGNWVVIMSSATGFVHQVVELDFQYPYEGIDERWKQGYFITSVAATPDQVAFVFSIPEEEPVGGPQEAAQTSNFPETVVAETWPRNYYLSLLCYSRPVS, translated from the exons ATGGATGAGGCCATTGCTCGGTTAAGTCGCCTAGGATATATGGGACTGGAAGATGAGAGCGAAAGCGACTCTCCTCCAATTCCAGAGGAG GTAAGTGGCATAGGATATCTGGGACTGGAAGATGAGAGCGAAAGTGAAAGCGACTCTCCTCCAATTCCAGAGGAG GTAAGTCGCATTGGATATCTGGGACTGGTAAGTCGAATAGGATATCTGGGACTGGAAGATGAGAGTGAAAGCGATTCTCCTCCAATTCCAGAGGAG GTCCAGATTGAAGATTCTCCGATTTACAGAATAGAAAGACAACTGGGTAAGGGAGGTAATGGACTGGTATGTGCCGGTCGGCCCATCGGTCCTTCAACTTCGAGTGATGAGCCTTCAACTTCGAGTGGTCAAACTGGTCCACATGCAGCGGAG GTAGCAGTAAAGTTTCAGCAGAAAGATCCCAGTGGAATCGAAGCCAACATTCCCCGTGAGTGGAAAGTTTACGA TGATCTGGGTGAAAATCACGGCATACCACTGCCAAGGGTGCTTTACAGGGGGCAACAAGGTGACTATAACATCCTG GTCATGGATTTGCTTGGACCTAGCTTACAGGTCCAGTTAGTCGATAACCATCCATC CTTGCCATTGGCAGCAGTTGCTTGTGTTGCGGTTGAGGCAATCTCTATTCTTGAGAAGCTGCACTCTAGAGG GTACATTCATGGGGACGTAAAACCTGACAACTTTTTGCTCGGTCCTCCAGGAACTCCTGATGAGAGAAAATTGTTCCTGATTGACCTTGGATTAG CTGTGAGATGGCGATGTCATTCGACAGGTTTGCATGTTAGGTATCATCAATCTCCGGACCATTTCAG AGGAACCCCTCTTTTCGCAAGTGTGCATGCTCATCTCGGTCGAACGAGTAGCCGAAGAGATGACCTGGAGTCACTGGCATACATGCTTGCTTTCCTTATCAGCGGTCAATTGCCTTGGCATGGATTTCAG GCAGAGGATATGCTAATATGCAAGAAAAAGATGGCCACTCCTTTGGAAGCTCTATATCACTCTTGTCCTCCACCTTTCCTGCAATTTGCCAAGTTTGCAGTAAATTTGAGTTTCGATGAAGATCCAAACTATGCaagatatatttctcttttccgTGGGATGATTGGTCAAAACCCATACGTTTGGCCAGTGAATGCTGATTCTGCTCGAGAG TCAATTGAGGGCGACGCGCCACCGAAGAGCTCACTAACACGAGGGGGGTTGACGAGATTACAATGGATAAGCATTTTCCAAGAACATCCACCCATGAGGCAAAG GATTCGCTACAATGTGGACAATGTGAACCTACCTCTATTCATTGAGGAGGCACGTGCAGATGGAATGTATGTTAGCAGTGTGGCTTCCCGCCTCAATTTGTGGGCCGTGGTTATGGACTCTGGCACTGGCTTCACTGCTCAAGTTCATACTATTTCACCCGAGTCTCTTCCCCAG aacTGGATTAGGGAACAGTGGGCAAGAAATTACCACATCACTGCAATCGCCGGAGCAGATAATGGTAGCACATTAGTTGTAATGTCCAAGG GGCCTCAAAACTGTCGGCAATCTTATCACGTTGCCAATACATTCCCTTACGGGTTGATTAAGAGGAAATGGGCACGTGGTACTTATGTCACGGCCATGGCCACTGTGGGAGGTAACTGGGTAGTCATCATGTCCTCTGCCACCGGATTTGTCCACCAG GTTGTAGAGCTAGATTTTCAGTACCCGTATGAGGGAATTGATGAAAGGTGGAAGCAAGGCTACTTCATCACTTCAGTTGCAGCTACTCCAGATCAGGTAGCTTTTGTCTTCAGCATTCCAGAAGAAGAACCAGTTGGAGGACCCCAAGAGGCAGCCCAGACTTCAAATTTTCCTGAAACAGTAGTGGCG GAGACTTGGCCTAGGAATTACTACTTGTCCCTTCTTTGCTACAGCAGACCTGTTTCGTGA
- the LOC104439953 gene encoding casein kinase 1-like protein HD16 → MSPVDQQAAAAALAVCDAGSKEQVTAAGIVLVQGTTSLSSQPGNQQCIAGEHLEIKQHKISNRRQKKKKQELGGLEPCFIVPVSSEEVLLYINSGRHWWRRGGSEPVEIGLKLGRVDMDRSRSRRRRGDPPQIPEQVQIDDSPVYRIERKLGKGSFGQVYVGRAISPSIPYDQTGVEAAEVAIKFKHKDSKGCEGGTPHEWKVYDDLGESHGIPLPRLHYKGQQGDYYVTVMDLLGPSLQATSDDNRPTLPLGAIACIAVEAISILEKLHSRGYIHGDIKPGNFLLGPPGTPEKKKLFLTDLGLATRWQDASTGSHIKYNQTPDDFRGTIPFASVHTQLGRTSSRRNDLESLVYMLIYLIHGRLPWQSHQGGDKAFPVCKQKMATSPNALCFLCPKPYQQFTTFVLHLKFDEDPNYAGYISLFHGIIRENPYVWPVHIDVTHEVPHKRARLNDDREPSQFIRTGLKGKQWIIVYRVHPPMKQRYFYNLDDANLKSHFEKGDEEGMYVTNVAYCSNTNSWTVIMDDSTGYTDQWLVGFSQRTPPKEWIEKQWLENFYITAVAGADKGGFLLVMSKGTHITQQYFHVANTFPFEWIKKKWAKGFRVTALATSRSRWAVVLSSGTRFTDQAVELDFQYPEEGVHERAKQGYYITSVAATPDEVAIIFSKSEGVPATASVEQETLLTYGFPVDFRIKVISLAFTSVYLVAFALVHQALVLVFCRRSRFCKKQLQQVV, encoded by the exons ATGTCGCCGGTGGATCagcaagcagcagcagcagctctcGCAGTTTGTGATGCAGGCAGCAAGGAGCAGGTTACGGCGGCTGGCATCGTCTTGGTGCAAGGAACAACAAGTTTGTCGTCACAGCCAGGAAATCAGCAGTGCATCGCGGGAGAGCACCTGGAGATCAAacagcataaaatttcaaacaGGAGACAGA agaagaagaaacaagaactGGGAGGACTAGAACCCTGCTTCATCGTGCCCGTCTCCTCGGAAGAAGTTCTCCTCTATATCAACTCAGGCCGACACTGGTGGAGACGAGGCGGTTCAGAACCAGTCGAGATTGGATTAAAGCTGGGAAGGGTAGATATGGATCGGTCTAGAAGTCGACGTCGTCGAGGCGACCCTCCTCAAATCCCAGAACAG GTTCAGATTGATGATTCTCCAGTGTACAGAATAGAAAGAAAACTGGGAAAGGGAAGCTTCGGGCAAGTTTATGTTGGTCGAGCAATCAGTCCTTCAATTCCATATGATCAAACTGGTGTGGAAGCAGCAGAA GTGGCCATAAAGTTCAAGCATAAAGACAGCAAAGGATGTGAAGGTGGCACCCCTCATGAGTGGAAAGTTTATGA TGATCTGGGTGAAAGTCATGGCATACCACTGCCACGATTACATTACAAGGGGCAACAAGGTGACTATTATGTCACG GTAATGGATTTGCTTGGACCTAGTTTACAAGCCACTTCAGACGACAATAGACCAAC CCTTCCATTAGGTGCAATTGCATGTATTGCTGTTGAAGCTATCTCTATACTAGAGAAGCTGCACTCTAGAGG GTACATCCATGGTGACATAAAACCAGGTAACTTTTTGCTTGGTCCTCCAGGAActcctgaaaagaaaaaattgtttctgacTGACCTTGGATTAG CTACAAGATGGCAAGACGCCTCCACAGGTTCGCACATTAAGTACAACCAAACTCCAGATGATTTCAG GGGAACAATTCCTTTTGCTAGTGTACACACTCAGCTTGGTAGAACAAGTAGCAGAAGAAATGACCTAGAGTCTCTGGTTTACATGCTCATTTATCTCATCCACGGTCGTTTGCCCTGGCAAAGTCATCAG GGAGGAGATAAAGCTTTCCCTGTTTGCAAGCAAAAGATGGCCACTTCTCCAAACGCCCTGTGTTTTTTATGTCCTAAGCCTTACCAGCAGTTCACCACATTTGTGCTTCATCTGAAATTCGATGAAGATCCAAACTATGCTGGGTACATTTCTCTCTTCCACGGGATCATTCGTGAAAATCCATACGTTTGGCCTGTGCACATCGATGTTACTCATGAG GTACCACATAAGCGAGCACGGTTAAACGATGACAGAGAGCCATCACAGTTTATACGGACGGGGTTGAAAGGAAAACAATGGATAATCGTTTACCGTGTGCATCCACCCATGAAACAAAG ATATTTCTATAATTTGGACGATGCCAACCTCAAATCACACTTTGAGAAGGGAGATGAGGAGGGAATGTATGTCACCAATGTGGCTTACTGTTCTAACACAAATTCATGGACCGTCATAATGGATGACAGCACCGGCTACACTGATCAATGGCTTGTTGGTTTTTCGCAACGCACTCCTCCCAAG GAATGGATTGAGAAACAATGGTTGGAGAACTTCTACATCACTGCAGTGGCTGGAGCAGATAAGGGCGGATTTTTACTTGTAATGTCCAAGG GGACCCATATCACTCAGCAGTATTTTCATGTTGCTAATACATTCCCTTTCGAGTGGATCAAGAAGAAGTGGGCAAAAGGTTTTCGTGTCACCGCGTTGGCCACTTCCAGGAGCCGGTGGGCAGTAGTTCTGTCCAGTGGAACCAGATTTACCGACCAg GCCGTAGAGCTAGACTTTCAGTATCCTGAGGAAGGCGTTCATGAAAGGGCGAAGCAGGGCTATTATATCACTTCGGTTGCAGCCACTCCGGATGAGGTTGctattatatttagtaaatCAGAGGGAGTACCAGCGACTGCAAGTGTGGAGCAAGAGACGCTTCTGACTTACGGTTTTCCTGTAGATTTTCGGATCAAGGTGATTAGTTTGGCCTTTACCAGCGTCTATTTGGTTGCATTTGCTCTGGTTCACCAAGCACTTGTTCTCGTCTTCTGCAGGAGAAGCAG ATTTTGTAAGAAGCAACTTCAACAAGTTGTCTAA
- the LOC104439950 gene encoding casein kinase 1-like protein HD16: protein MDEFITQASYIGIQGLEDEGHSNFPPIPEEVQIDDSPMYRIERQLGKGATGLVCVGRPIGPSTSGGQTGLHAEEVAVKFQQKHPGKDDVPHEWKVYDDLGENHGVPLPRVHYWGEKGGYDILVMDMLGPSLQVQLVNNRPSMPLASVACVAVEAISILEKLHSRGYIHGDVKPDNFLLGPPGTPDERKLFLIDLGLAGRWRDRSSSSHIRYHQYPNHFRGTPLFASVHAHLGRASSRRDDLESLAYMLPFLFRGHLPWHGFQADNTPMLVCRRKMATPLEALCHSCPPPFLQFAEFAVNLRFDENPNYARYISLFRGLIDQNPYVWPVNADAAREVPPYCSKCICQSKGDMLPKSSPARRGLRRSRWISIFHTHPPMRQRTIHNLDNVRLTSCIWKAYADGMYVSSAASRLNLWAVVMDSGTGFTPQVHTISPSFLPQDWIRRLWKRNYHITAIAGADNGSTLVVMSKGPQNFWQSYRVADTFPYGWIKRKWALGIYVTAMATAGNKWVVIMSSTARFVHQVVELDFQYPYEAIDKRWNQGYFITSVAATTDQVAVVFSIPGEVRGSQDAFLTSHFPDRVAAESRHRNYYLSHLCYSRTVS, encoded by the exons ATGGATGAGTTTATTACTCAGGCAAGTTACATAGGAATTCAGGGACTCGAAGATGAGGGCCACAGCAACTTTCCTCCAATTCCAGAGGAG GTCCAGATTGATGATTCTCCAATGTACAGAATAGAAAGACAACTGGGTAAGGGAGCTACTGGGCTAGTATGTGTGGGTCGACCAATCGGTCCTTCAACTTCCGGTGGTCAAACTGGTTTACATGCAGAGGAG GTAGCAGTAAAGTTTCAGCAGAAACATCCCGGCAAAGACGACGTTCCTCATGAGTGGAAAGTTTATGA TGATCTGGGTGAAAATCATGGCGTACCACTGCCACGGGTGCATTATTGGGGGGAAAAAGGTGGCTATGACATCCTG GTCATGGATATGCTTGGACCGAGTTTACAAGTTCAGTTGGTCAATAACCGTCCATC CATGCCATTGGCGTCAGTTGCTTGTGTTGCGGTTGAGGCAATCTCTATTCTCGAGAAGCTGCACTCTAGAGG GTACATACATGGGGACGTAAAACCTGACAACTTTTTGCTCGGTCCTCCAGGAACTCCTGATGAGAGAAAATTGTTCCTGATTGACCTTGGATTAG CTGGGAGATGGCGAGATCGTTCTAGCAGTTCGCATATTAGGTACCATCAATATCCAAACCATTTCAG AGGAACGCCTCTTTTCGCGAGTGTGCATGCTCATCTTGGTAGAGCAAGTAGCCGAAGAGATGACCTGGAGTCCCTGGCATACATGCTCCCTTTCCTTTTCCGTGGCCATTTGCCTTGGCACGGATTTCAG GCGGACAATACGCCTATGCTTGTATGCAGGAGAAAGATGGCCACTCCTTTGGAAGCTCTTTGTCACTCTTGTCCTCCGCCTTTCCTGCAATTCGCTGAGTTTGCAGtaaatttgagatttgatgAAAATCCGAACTACGCaagatatatttctcttttccgTGGGCTAATTGATCAAAACCCATACGTTTGGCCTGTGAATGCTGATGCTGCTCGTGAGGTACCACCTTATTGCTCTAA ATGCATTTGCCAGTCGAAAGGCGACATGCTACCAAAGAGCTCACCAGCACGAAGGGGGTTGAGGAGATCACGATGGATAAGCATTTTCCACACACATCCACCCATGAGGCAAAG GACTATCCACAATTTGGACAATGTGAGACTAACTTCATGCATTTGGAAGGCATATGCGGATGGAATGTATGTTAGCAGTGCGGCTTCACGCTTGAATTTGTGGGCCGTGGTAATGGATTCTGGCACTGGCTTCACTCCTCAAGTTCATACTATTTCTCCCAGTTTTCTTCCCCAG GACTGGATTAGGAGACTGTGGAAGAGGAACTACCACATCACTGCAATCGCCGGAGCAGATAATGGTAGCACATTAGTTGTAATGTCCAAGG GGCCTCAAAACTTTTGGCAATCTTATCGCGTCGCCGATACATTCCCTTACGGGTGGATTAAGAGGAAATGGGCACTTGGTATTTATGTCACAGCCATGGCCACTGCAGGAAATAAATGGGTAGTCATCATGTCCTCTACCGCCAGATTTGTCCACCAG GTTGTAGAGCTAGATTTTCAGTACCCGTACGAGGCAATTGACAAAAGGTGGAATCAAGGCTACTTCATCACTTCGGTTGCAGCTACTACAGATCAGGTAGCCGTTGTCTTCAGCATTCCAGGAGAAGTAAGAGGATCCCAAGATGCATTCCTGACTTCACATTTTCCAGATAGAGTAGCCGCG GAGAGTCGGCATAGGAATTACTACTTGTCCCATCTTTGCTACAGCAGAACTGTTTCATGA